Proteins found in one Crassostrea angulata isolate pt1a10 chromosome 3, ASM2561291v2, whole genome shotgun sequence genomic segment:
- the LOC128178292 gene encoding seipin-like has protein sequence MILMFVYNILGWLKDSFDLTLSKLKEILTRIAVFITVFMILLWFSAFLYGSFYFAYMPPVSLTKPVNLQFKLCEDGIGMCSYPADNITLVQEGQTEVFARGESYTIKMETVLPESPINKELGMFMVKLQLFDKSGGTVSSSSRSVSIMLHYRSELLRIMDTFVFSPLLLSGFVEQKQFLTVEFYNNYIDDSYNPAVGAYIEVQNKKIQIYTATLKIYAHFTGLRYMLFHWPLLSAAIGTTLNMCLLSFIALLSWYQIYYSRGNGNSNSVEYEPETKSKDKSAMEERRKNIREMLARERKATEAQMLGKSHSYPEQQYSTLETMVSREVSEDTEESLISGKNTEGSESDSTFLRHRHPVTSS, from the exons atgattttaatgtttgtttacaatatCCTTGGATGGCTTAAGGATTCgtttgatttaactttatcaAAGTTAAAAGAAATTCTCACTAGAATTGCTGTTTTCATCACTGTTTTTATGATTTTGCTATGGTTTTCTGCTTTCCTTTATGgaagtttttattttgcttataTGCCTCCTGTGTCTCTCACTAAACCTGTGAATTTGCAGTTCAA ACTATGTGAAGATGGCATTGGAATGTGTTCATACCCTGCAGATAATATCACCCTGGTTCAGGAGGGCCAAACAGAG GTGTTTGCGAGAGGTGAATCATATACTATTAAAATGGAAACAGTACTACCAGAATCTCCCATAAACAAAGAACTAG gcATGTTTATGGTGAAGTTGCAGCTCTTTGACAAGTCTGGAGGCACTGTATCTAGTTCCTCAAGATCTGTAAGT ATAATGTTACACTATAGATCTGAGCTGCTGAGGATCATGGACACATTTGTGTTTTCTCCCCTGCTTTTGTCCGGCTTTGTGGAACAAAAGCAGTTTTTAACAGTAGAATTTTACAACAATTACATCGATGACTCA taTAATCCAGCCGTGGGGGCATACATAGAAGTCCAGAATAAAAAGATTCAGATTTATACAGCCACATTAAAGATTTATGCTCACTTTACGGGCTTGAG ATACATGCTGTTCCATTGGCCTCTCCTGTCAGCTGCCATAGGAACGACCCTAAACATGTGCCTGCTGAGCTTCATTGCTTTGTTGTCATGGTATCAGATTTACTACAGCAGGGGTAATGGCAATTCCAATTCAGTGGAATATGAACCTGAGACCAAAAGTAAAGATAAAAGTGCAATGGAGGAACGAAGGAAAAATATAAGAGAGATGTTGGCAAGGGAAAGAAAAG CAACAGAAGCCCAAATGCTGGGGAAATCTCATTCCTACCCTGAACAACAGTACTCCACGTTGGAGACAATGGTTAGTAGAGAGGTGTCAGAAGACACAGAGGAGAGTCTAATTTCAGGAAAGAACACAGAAGGTTCGGAGAGTGATTCTACATTCCTACGTCACAGACACCCTGTCACTTCCTCCTGA